One region of Primulina tabacum isolate GXHZ01 chromosome 17, ASM2559414v2, whole genome shotgun sequence genomic DNA includes:
- the LOC142530803 gene encoding heat shock 70 kDa protein, mitochondrial-like gives MATAVLLRSLRRREFSSAPVSAFRTLTGNTNPSWAVNNKWAGLVRPFSTKPAGSDVIGIDLGTTNSCVSVMEGKNPKVIENSEGARTTPSVVAFNQKGELLVGTPAKRQAVTNPTNTVFGTKRLIGRRFDDPQTQKEMKMVPYKIIRAPNGDAWVEANGQQYSPSQIGAFVLTKMKETAESYLGKSVNKAVITVPAYFNDAQRQATKDAGRIAGLDVQRIINEPTAAALSYGLNNKEGLVAVFDLGGGTFDVSILEISNGVFEVKATNGDTFLGGEDFDNTLLEFLVSEFKRTDAIDLSKDKLALQRLREAAEKAKIELSSTSQTEINLPFITADASGAKHLNITLTRSKFEALVNHLIERTRSPCKSCVKDANISIKDVDEVLLVGGMTRVPKVQEVVSEIFGKSPSKGVNPDEAVAMGAAIQGGILRGDVKELLLLDVTPLSLGIETLGGIFTRLISRNTTIPTKKSQVFSTAADNQTQVGIKVLQGEREMATDNKLLGEFDLVGIPPAPRGMPQIEVAFDIDANGIVTVSAKDKTTGKEQQITIRSSGGLSEDEIDKMVKEAEMHSQKDQERKALIDLRNNADTTIYSIQKSLNEYKDKIPKEVISEIETSVSDLRNAMATENIDDIKAKLDAANKAVSKIGQHMSGSSGGGDSSTGGSQGSDQAPEADYEEAKK, from the exons ATGGCCACCGCCGTCCTTCTCAGATCTCTTCGTCGCCGAGAATTTTCTTCAGCTCCGGTTTCTGCTTTTAGAACA TTGACTGGAAACACCAACCCGTCATGGGCTGTGAATAACAAGTGGGCAGGCCTTGTTAGGCCATTCAG CACAAAGCCGGCTGGTAGTGATGTTATTGGCATTGATTTGGGAACCACAAATTCTTGTGTATCAGTCATGGAGGGCAAG aaTCCAAAGgttattgagaattctgagggtGCTCGCACCACTCCATCTGTGGTAGCTTTTAATCAAAAAGGAGAACTTTTGGTCGGTACACCAGCAAAGCGACAGGCAGTCACGAATCCAACCAACACTGTGTTTGGAACGAAGCGTTTAATTGGCAGGCGCTTTGATGATCCCCAGACTCAAAAGGAAATGAAGATGGTTCCATACAAAATAATTAGAGCGCCCAATGGAGATGCCTGGGTTGAAGCCAATGGCCAACAGTATTCACCAAGTCAAATTGGAGCATTTGTATTGACTAAGATGAAGGAAACAGCAGAATCTTATCTAGGGAAGTCGGTAAATAAGGCTGTGATCACAGTTCCAGCTTATTTTAATGACGCTCAAAGGCAGGCCACTAAGGATGCTGGCAGGATTGCAGGCCTTGACGTGCAGAGGATAATTAATGAGCCTACTGCAGCCGCGCTTTCCTATGGCCTGAATAACAAAGAAGGTCTCGTTGCTGTTTTTGATCTTGGTGGTGGAACTTTCGATGTTTCTATTTTGGAGATATCAAATGGCGTCTTTGAG GTGAAAGCAACTAATGGTGACACATTTTTGGGAGGAGAGGACTTTGATAATACTTTGTTGGAGTTTTTGGTGAGTGAATTTAAGAGAACTGACGCAATTGATCTGTCAAAGGACAAGCTAGCTCTGCAGAGACTTCGAGAGGCTGCGGAAAAAGCAAAAATAGAGCTTTCCTCAACATCTCAAACTGAAATCAACTTGCCATTTATCACGGCTGATGCTTCTGGTGCTAAGCATCTGAATATTACACTTACTAGATCTAAGTTTGAGGCTTTGGTCAACCATTTGATTGAGAGGACCAGGTCCCCCTGCAAGAGTTGTGTGAAGGATGCTAATATATCAATCAAGGATGTTGATGAGGTTCTTCTTGTTGGAGGGATGACACGTGTCCCAAAGGTTCAGGAAGTGGTTTCCGAAATCTTTGGCAAGTCCCCAAGCAAAGGAGTGAATCCAGATGAGGCCGTTGCCATGGGAGCTGCTATTCAGGGTGGTATTCTCCGTGGTGATGTCAAAGAGTTGCTTCTCCTGGATGTCACTCCCCTTTCGCTTGGTATTGAAACACTTGGAGGCATCTTTACCAGATTGATCAGCAGGAATACCACTATTCCTACGAAGAAAAGCCAG GTATTCTCTACTGCCGCTGACAATCAAACCCAAGTGGGTATCAAAGTTTTGCAAGGTGAGCGTGAGATGGCTACAGACAATAAGCTTCTCGGTGAATTTGATCTGGTGGGTATCCCTCCTGCTCCCAGGGGTATGCCTCAAATCGAAGTTGCATTTGATATAGATGCCAATGGAATTGTTACTGTTTCTGCAAAGGACAAGACTACCGGCAAAGAGCAGCAGATTACCATTAGATCTTCAGGTGGTCTGTCAGAAGACGAGATTGACAAAATGGTTAAGGAGGCTGAGATGCATTCCCAGAAAGATCAGGAAAGGAAAGCTTTGATTGACCTCAGAAACAATGCTGACACCACCATTTATAGCATCCAGAAGAGCTTGAACGAGTACAAGGACAAGATTCCAAAAGAAGTTATTTCAGAAATCGAGACCtctgtttcagatttgagaaatGCAATGGCCACAGAAAACATTGATGACATCAAGGCTAAGCTTGATGCAGCAAACAAGGCTGTTTCCAAGATTGGGCAGCACATGTCCGGCAGTTCAGGTGGTGGTGACTCATCCACTGGAGGTTCTCAGGGCAGCGATCAAGCACCCGAGGCAGATTATGAGGAGGCTAAGAAGTAA
- the LOC142531897 gene encoding uncharacterized protein LOC142531897 translates to MALHRVHCEGEDLDTEPLTTTNIRGIHFHGSRYPGAVRPKAYIFDGDGNYYNKEWDLVEGRGKEFCWYHVELPKGRNQKLSQSAQYLIDLLCPPLKLQDILSLVSNGPFCGHVDGALVFRVNSPGPASSRFTFRIAARVTENSVITISLGRVPRLGFSPANKSLLSEIPIVEGSNDGGSEAKDSGRMVIKEHVLDFLLTMNHSEGADNPVPKYISNLVVHIIDTHVDHLQDIVIKLELELDSVELEMDRGGSALKKQMLDDRKFPKMHLDLQRLLQVIAHGEQVFPRVKEKCSSKDWFTSEDINALEELIARIRRLKENVGFIANRVTAIQNGLDSWQSEQINRKLYYLSFLSIIFLPLSTITGVFGMNVGGVPWTGQRDPYLKDGFLNVMFICIATAGIVLLCFLFPSLYSHVMAWRRRRQALRRSRSVNHKSFVRRTITNEERNDRGGGYLRL, encoded by the exons ATGGCACTTCATCGGGTACACTGTGAGGGCGAGGATCTGGATACAGAACCGTTGACTACCACCAACATTCGAGGTATTCATTTTCATGGCTCGCGTTATCCTGGTGCAGTGAGACCGAAGGCCTATATATTTGATGGAGATGGCAATTATTATAACAAGGAATGGGATCTCGTGGAGGGCAGAGGCAAAGAGTTCTGTTGGTATCATGTGGAACTTCCGAAAGGGAGGAATCAAAAACTATCACAATCTGCACAATATCTCATTGACTTGCTCTGTCCGCCCCTCAAACTTCAAGATATCCTATCACTTGTTAGCAACGGACCCTTCTGTGGACATGTAGATGGTGCTCTAGTATTCAGAGTTAATTCACCTGGCCCTGCTTCTAGTAGATTTACATTCAGAATTGCTGCAAGAGTCACGGAGAATTCAGTTATTACGATTTCATTAGGCCGTGTCCCAAGATTGGGTTTCTCCCCAGCTAACAAATCACTGTTATCGGAGATTCCAATCGTGGAGGGTTCAAATGATGGTGGTAGTGAAGCCAAGGATAGTGGTAGAATGGTGATTAAAGAGCATGTCCTTGATTTTCTATTGACGATGAATCATTCGGAGGGGGCTGATAATCCTGTGCCGAAATATATTTCCAATCTAGTCGTTCACATAATTGACACACACGTAGATCACCTTCAGGATATTGTGATCAAGCTTGAGCTTGAGTTGGATTCGGTGGAGCTAGAGATGGACAGAG GTGGCTCTGCTTTGAAGAAACAGATGTTAGATGACAGAAAATTCCCCAAAATGCACCTTGATTTGCAACGTCTCTTGCAG GTGATTGCACATGGTGAGCAAGTATTCCCTCGTGTTAAAGAAAAGTGTTCATCAAAAGACTGGTTCACCAGTGAAGATATCAATGCTTTGGAAGAATTGATTGCACGGATACGCAGACTAAAGGAGAACGTCGGGTTTATAGCCAACCGTGTCACGGCAATTCAAAACGGCCTAGACAGTTGGCAATCCGAGcaaataaatagaaaattatATTATCTCTCGTTCCTCTCTATCATTTTTCTGCCATTATCAACAATCACCGGAG TTTTCGGGATGAATGTGGGAGGTGTTCCTTGGACTGGGCAAAGAGATCCATATCTAAAGGATGGCTTTCTCAACGTAATGTTTATATGTATTGCGACGGCTGGAATTGTTCTCCTAtgcttcctattcccgagtctTTACAGTCATGTAATGGCATGGCGAAGAAGAAGGCAAGCTTTGAGAAGAAGTCGGTCTGTCAACCATAAATCCTTCGTTAGGAGAACCATCACAAATGAAGAAAGAAACGATAGAGGTGGAGGCTACCTTCGGCTTTAA